Below is a window of Streptomyces sp. NBC_00223 DNA.
GCTGCACCGCCTGACCTCCCCGGTCGGGGCCCGCGCGGCCGGTCCTTCCCGTCCGCGCGGGCCTTTCGCATGGACCCACGCCCGCCGGAAGCTCCGCCGGGCGCACCGGCCGGCGGCCCGTACCCCGCGTCCTCGTGTGCCCACGCCCGCCGGAAGCCCGGGCAACGGACCCGCGCCCAGCGGAAGCACCGGCCGGTGACCACTCCCCCCGCCCGCACGGGCCGCCGCGTGCCGCGCGGCCGGTTCCCCGGCCCGCACGGGCCTTTCGCACGGCCCCACACCCGCCGACCTGTAAGGCCAGCCCCGCGCGCCCCCGCCCGCCGGAACCCCGGGCAACGGCCCCGCGCCCAGCGGAAGCACCGGCCGGTGACCACTCCCCCCGCCCGCACGGGCCGCCGCGTGCCGCGCGGCCGGTTCCCCGGCCCGCACGGGCCTTTCGCACGGCCCCACACCCGCCGACCTGTAAGGCCAGCCCCGCGCGCCCCCGCCCGCCGGAACCCCGGGCAACGGCCCCCGCCCGGCAGGAGCACCGGCCGGTGACCACTCCCCCGACCCGCACTGGCCGCCGCGTGCCGCGCGGCCGGTTCACCCTGGCCCGCACGGGCCTTTCGTGTGTCCGCCCCGGAGGGGCTTCGCGCGCTCACGGGAAGGGGTGCGGCACCCGGCGCACCTCCTCCTCGGGCAGGTCGTCCGCCCGCAGGCCGCCGCGGCGCAGCGCGGTGCGCAGCCGGGGCATGGTCAGCGCCCGCTGCCGCGACCAGCCGAAGTCGATCGGCAGCAGTCCCGGCACGATCGTGGCGACCGTGCTCAGGCCCAACCGCCGCTGTTCCGGGGTGGTCTGGTCGACCACGACGACATCGAACCCGGCGGCGGCCAGCTCTCCCGTGCACCACAGCACGTCGTCGCGCAGATCGAGTCCGCGCGGCCGCCGCCGCGACCAGTCGTCGTAGGTGTCCGCGAACGACCGTACGGCGGCCGGTTCCAGATAGCCGCCCACGTGCTCGCGCATCCTCGGAAGCCCGAACAGCGCCGCGTGGTCGGGGAGTCGGCGGACGAGGCCGAAGTCCTCGGCCATGGCGGCGAGTTCGTCCGGCCGCTCGGCGACCTGCCGGGGCAGGTGCGGGAGATACGTGAGGATCTCGGAGAGCGCCGACTCCACGGCGGTCAGCGGGTCGAAGGCGGCCCCGGCGGCGAAGGCGAGCGTGCCGGGCCCCTCGTCGCGGCGTACGGCGAGACCGGTGACGACCGGTACCGGCAGGTCGATCCGGTTGTCGTAGACGTGCACGTCGTAGCCGCAGAGCGCGGCGCGGTCGGTCATCGCCCGTACGACCGTCCTGTCGCAGGAATCGAGGTCGATCTCGGTCAGCCGCGCGTTGCCGTACCAGGCGAGCAGGAAGGCGTCCCGCTCGATGAGTTCGAGCAGGCCGAAGAGGATCGCCTCCTCCAGACAGCTTCCGATCGCACAGCCGTTGGAGCACTCGTAGACGAAGTCGTCGGCCGCGGTGCCCGCGCTGTAGTACGCGAGGCGGGCCGGGACCAGCACCGGCCGGTCGTCGCGCAGCGAGTGGCCGCGCACCCAGGGGATCGGGCGCGCGGGGTCGAAGGGGGTGACCATCGGGTCGTCGCGGTAGGTCTCGGGCGCGTACAGCCCGCACTCGCGCGGGTCGAGGGCGGCGACGCCGGACCGTACGAGGGCGTCGTACGACTCGACCGGCAGCGCGCCCGGGTCGCGGCGGTGGGTGCCCGCGTAGCGTTCGAGCCCTTCGAGGAAGGCCAGATCGCGGCTCGCGGCAAAGGAGTTGGCCTGGCCGCTCCAGGTGACGTCGGTCAGTCCTGCGTAGCCGCGCATGAAGACGCTGCCCGCGACGGGGGCGGTGGTCGGCGAGGTGACGTCGTTCCAGGTCCCGGCGCCGAGCGCCCCGCACACCGGGTTGGCGAGGGCGTCGGTCGGCAGGGCGTAGGAGGCGGGGCCGCGCAGCCGGTAGCGGTCGGCGGCGGGCTTCGGGCGCGCGGTGAGCCGGAAGTCGGCGGGGGCCGGCCGGGGGTGCCGGTCGCAGAGCGGTTCGGCGAGCAGCGGAACGGTGTACGACCGGCCGGTCTCGGGGTCGTGGCGGGTGACCCGGGCGGGGCCGGTGGTACGCGGGGCGCCGGGGCCGAACGCCCGGGCGTACAGGGCCCATACGGCGTCCACG
It encodes the following:
- a CDS encoding TOMM precursor leader peptide-binding protein — translated: MTLDTAGPATVVPLEDAGRALEERLAVRAARAGLPAPAVAVAGGYDVLRPEPDERARRRAAATVHLTPDAVLIGPWGGEEADSADLACGGCLAVRWQRLRTRTEREALETGLTVTAAGAWPVLPDYAVDAVWALYARAFGPGAPRTTGPARVTRHDPETGRSYTVPLLAEPLCDRHPRPAPADFRLTARPKPAADRYRLRGPASYALPTDALANPVCGALGAGTWNDVTSPTTAPVAGSVFMRGYAGLTDVTWSGQANSFAASRDLAFLEGLERYAGTHRRDPGALPVESYDALVRSGVAALDPRECGLYAPETYRDDPMVTPFDPARPIPWVRGHSLRDDRPVLVPARLAYYSAGTAADDFVYECSNGCAIGSCLEEAILFGLLELIERDAFLLAWYGNARLTEIDLDSCDRTVVRAMTDRAALCGYDVHVYDNRIDLPVPVVTGLAVRRDEGPGTLAFAAGAAFDPLTAVESALSEILTYLPHLPRQVAERPDELAAMAEDFGLVRRLPDHAALFGLPRMREHVGGYLEPAAVRSFADTYDDWSRRRPRGLDLRDDVLWCTGELAAAGFDVVVVDQTTPEQRRLGLSTVATIVPGLLPIDFGWSRQRALTMPRLRTALRRGGLRADDLPEEEVRRVPHPFP